In the Flavobacterium sp. 90 genome, CCTTTTTTACCCGCAATACATGCCAAAAGAACATCAGACTATTCCTGAACTTGCCGAAGTTACTAAAGGAGTAATTGGTTACGAAGGTATTATCAAGCAATCAAGTTATAAAGAATATGAAAATTTAAAGGGTCCGGTGGCACAAGGTGACGGTCCCCTTTGGGTATTGGGCAAAAATCCTAAAGAATCTCAATTTAGCGTTTACGGAAGTGGTCATGTTGGTATATTTGGAAGCATTATTAAAGCAACAAATGTTACAGGAATATTACAACTTGATTTATTAGCAACAGACTTTTTTAGTGATAAAGCTTACCCTTCATACTTATACTACAATCCATATACAGCAAGTAAAACAGTTACTATAAAAACTGAAAAAGGCAAAAAAGTCGATTTTTATAATACTGTTTCAGGAAGTTTTATTGCTCGAAATGTTACTTCGTCTGCTAAAATAAAAATTGATCCATTAAGCTCAGCTGTAATTGTTTGTGTTCCGTCAAGCGGAAAAATAACATATGAAGGTGAAAAAATGCTGGTTGATGGAATAGTTGTGGATTACAAATCGCAACAAAAAAAATAAAATCAACTTGCTGGATTTAGTATTAATATCCTAACAGGTTTTTAAAACCTGTTAGGTATTTTGCTCATTTAGAAATACAATTATCTATTTCAAAACAATGTATTTACTTTTTTCACGAATTACACAACGAGTTTATAGTCTCAAATTTTATGAAATATAACCTTTTCAATTGTACTTTCTTTTTTTTGCTAATGTTAAATATAAACACAATTAGCGCTCAAAAAAAAGCAGACCAAAAATGGTGGAAGGAAGCTGTTTTTTATCAAATCTATATGCCAAGTTATGCCGATAGTAATGGCGACGGATATGGTGATTTTAAAGGAATGACACAAAAACTGGATTATTTACAAAATCTGGGTATAAAAGGTATTTGGCTTACTCCTTTTCTCAAATCTCCAAAAGTGGATAATGGTTATGATGTTGCTGATTATTATGAAGTTGATCCTACTTACGGAAATAAAGCAGATTTTGATACTTTCATGAATGAAGCACACAAACGAGACATTAAAGTTATTATAGATATGGTTTTTAATCATACATCTACAGATAGTAAATGGTTTCAGGAATCCAGAAAATCAAAAGACAATCCGTATCGTGATTATTATATCTGGAAAGATGAACCAAACAATTGGGAATCTTTTTTTGGAGGAACGGCATGGGAAAAAGACACTTTAACCAATCAATATTACTATCATAAATTTGATAAAAGAATGGCTGATCTTAATTGGTCAAATGCAAAAGTAGTTACTGAAATCCAGAATGTTTTGCGTTTTTGGCTGGATGCCGGTGTTGATGGTTTCCGATTAGATGTAATTAACTTTTTGACCACAAACGGAATCACACAAGATAATCCGATGAAAGACGGAAAACAAGATCACATCAACGATATTGATCAGAAAGGTGTAAAAGATGCGATGAAAATTATAAAATCTACCGTTAGCGAATATGACAATCGTTTTATTGTAGGCGAAATAGGAAGTGACAAAATCGAAGTTTTAAAGCAATATCAATCGCAGGATTTGTTAGATGTCGTTTTTAATTTCAACTTTGGAAGTATTAAAGAATTTTCTACACAATGCATTTTTGATGAATTGCAAAGTATGGAGAAAAATATGAGCAATTATCCCACTTTATTTTTTGGAAGTCACGATATGCCAAGAATGATTGATCGATTAGCAAACGGAAATATTGAGAAAGCAACAGCATTAACCGCCTTGATACTTACTGCAAAAGGAGTTCCGTTTATTTATTATGGTGAAGAGATTGGGATGCATAATATTACTGCCCAAAACATTGACGAAATGGTCGATATTCAAGGAAGAACACATTATAAACTGGCGGTCGAAAATGGCAAAAATGATAAAGAAGCACTTCTGGAAGGCAATGAACATAATCGCGATAAATCACGTAGTCCAATGCAATGGAATGCAAATACTTTTGCCGGATTTTCAAAAGGAAAAACCTGGATTAAGATTAATTCCGATTATAAAAAAACAAATGTTGCCGTTTTAGAAACTCAAAAGAATTCTATTCTTAACAACTATAAAAAACTCATAGCTTTAAGAAATGAGGAAAAAGTTTTGCAATATGGAACTTATGAAAACCTTGAATCTTCAAAAGATCAAATTTCATTTACAAGATCTTTCGAAGGTGAAAAAATTACTGTTATAATTAACTTTGGTTTAAAAAAGGAAGTACATATACCAAAGAATGCCAAGGTTTTAATGGGGAATAAACTTCTAAAATCAAACAGCTTTATTGTTTATAAAAATTAAATTCTCTTTTTATAAGACTTTCAAAATCTTATAAAAAGAGAACTATTAAAACAAAAACCTGTTAGGTTAACTATTTCACGTCATAAATAAATGATTCCGAAGGCGCTATTTCAACGATGACAGTTCCTTCTCCATTCTTTACAACCAAAACATTTTTCTTATTCAAATACAATTGATCTGTAAGTACGTATTCACCATCTTTTAAATTCCATTTTAGAATAACATCAGATGGAATTTTCAAATTAAAGGCACTTGTTTTTTCAGAAGAAAAATTAGCAACAATTACTAGTTTTTGGCTTTCAGACCAACGAACATAAGAATAAATTGATTCGTCGTAACCTTGATTATTCTCACGGTTTACAGATTGAATCTCTTGAAAATCTCCCATTAAAGCTGAACTATTAATCGAAAAATTCAGCAATCTTTTGTAAAAATCTCGAAGATTTTTTTCTGAATCTGATAATTTTCCTCAGTCAAATTTTCCTTCATTCATCCAACGCTGATGATTTGGAACTCCAATATAATCGAAAATAGAAGTTCTCGAATGCGTTCCAAAACCTGCATCTTCGTTCCCCGCCTCACCTACTTCCTGTCCAAAATAAACCATTGTTGGCGAAGTACTAATTGTCGTAGAAACTATCATTAATGGTTTTCCTCTTTCCGGAGTTCCTGCAAACTCAGGACTTGCTAAACGCTGTTCATCGTGATTGTCTAAAAAATGAAGCATATGATGTTCAATATCAGACATTCTTTTTTGAATATCTGATAATCCATCAGGATTCGATTTTCCGCGAATAACATCTTTTAGTTTATCATACGTTTCAACTTTATCATACAAATAATCCATTTTTCCTAAACGGATATAATTGCGATATTCATTCGGATTATAAACTTCTGCTAATAAAAATGCATTTGGATTTTTCATTTTGATCGCCGAATTCATATAACTCCAAAATTCATACGGAACCATTTCGGCCATATCATATCGGAAGCCATCGACACCTTTTGCCGTCCAGTACAAAGCAATCGATTTAAACTTTTTCCAGGAATCCGGAACGTCTTTATCCTGCCAAAAAGCAAAATGTTCCTGATAAGACTTTTGATCAAATCCAGCAGGAAGTTCCGGAAAATCTTTGGAACCATCAGGACGAATTCCGTAATTTACTTTTACGGTTTCGTACCAATCATTCTGATCTGGTTTTACTTTTCGCGAACCATTTCCAGTCCATTTTGCGGGATTTTCATCAAAATAACCATCAATCATTGGATTTTTTTCTCCGTTTAACGGAATATCTCCATCCGGAATTTCAAAATGAACCTTCGGAATATAATAGAAATTATTATTTCTATCGTATTCAACATTTACATTATCATCGGCACCAAAATCTTTTACACCTTCGGGATTATTTTTTCCTTCATATTTACGAGCAATATGATTCGGTACAATATCAATAATTAATTTTAAACCTGCTTTATGAGTTCTGGCAATAAGAGCTTCAAATTCCTGCAATCTGTTCGCAGGGTTTACAGCCAAATCAGGATTCACATTATAATAATCTTTTACTGCATATGGCGAACCTGCACGGCCTTTTACAACCTCAGGATCATCATTTGAAATTCCGTAAGCGGTATAATCATGAACCAAAGCGTGATGTGGAACTCCGGTATACCAAATATAAGTAACGCCTAAATCTTTAATTTCATGAAGTGCTTTATCTGTAAAATCATTAAACTTTCCTACACCATTTTCTTCAATTGTTCCCCAAGGTTTGTTGGTTGTATTTTTATTTCCAAACAAACGGGTAAAAACTTGGTAAACTACAATTTTCTTCTCGGCAGGAACATCTTCTTTGATAGCATTCATTTTTATATCTTTTGTTTTGCATGATGAAAACAGCATTGTTACAGCCATTCCTGCAACTACAATTCTTTTATTTATCATATCTTTTAATAATCTGAACTTTTGGTCTAGTTAGTAAATCTGGTATTTTAAACCATTTTCTAAATTTAAACTAAATTTTAAAATTGAAATGAACCCAACTCTTATTTGTTCTGATTTCATTTAAAAAGAGGCAACTACAACGAGAGAGTACTGTATTTTGTTGATAATTTAAAATAAGGTTCATGGGGACAAAGGTTTTTTGAAATGAATTAAAGATTTAAAAATCTAAAAGAACCATAATAACCGCATAAGTATATTTTTGTGCCATTAGGCACTAAATATTGGTAGTAAATGAATTCAGGATTGATTTTACGTGCCGTAGGTACGTGACATTTATCAATTTGTTGCGTACCTAACGGCACGCTTGGGTAATCATTGAAATTATTACTACCAATATTTAATGCCTAACGGCACAATTCAAGCTACAATTTAAACTCCTACGTGTCCTCTATCTACAAACCTTTATCTCTTTGAATCTTTGACTTTGAACCTGCAACGCTATGTTAGACGCACTACTGTGCGTCTCTACGATATAAATTACGAATAAAATTCATTTACAAAAAACGCAAACAAAGCTTTGGACCTTTGCTACTCTGAACCTTTGAACCTAATAAAAAAACCTTTGCGCCTAAAAAGAAACATTTAAATTAATCCTAATAACATTATAAGGTTGTAACCTTTTTCATAAATTTGACAAAAATTTAATCAATTGAAGAAATCACTCTTTTTCATATCCTATTGTTTGCTTTTGTTAAGCGTACAATCCATTTTTGCACAAGCGCCAAAAAAAATTATCGTTGAAAACGCTGATCTTTCTGAAGTTAATGAAGTTTTAATACCTGGAGCATTATTATTAAGTGGGAATGTAAAAATTGACCATGATGGTGTTATACTGACTTGTAATAAAGCCTATTTCTTTCAAAAAGAGAACTACATCAAAGCTTTTGGAAACGTGCAATTAGTGCAAGGTGATACTTTGTTTCTAAATAGTAAATATGCAGAATATAGTGGGAATCTAAAAAAAGCTTTCGCAACCGGTGATGCCGTTATGAGTTCGCCTGATGCAACTTTGCAAACCGATACGATTAATTTTGACCGAAATGTTCAGCAGGTTTTTTACAATACAAAAGGTACAATTGTCAACAAAGACAATACTTTAGTAAGTAAATCAGGTAGATATTATGTTGCAGAAAAGAAATTTCAGTTCTTAACAGAAGTTACCATAACAAACCCTAAATATGTAATAAAATCTAATCATTTAGATTATTACAGCAATTCAGGTCACACCTATCTATTTGGACCATCGACGATTACCAGCAAAACCAATTATATTTACACGGAAAAAGGCTTTTATGATACCAAGAAAAATCTCGCCCACTTTTTACGGAGATCTTATATAAAATATGACGACAGACTTATAGAAGGCGATAGTTTATATTATAATCGGAATATTGAATTTGCATCGGCAACGCGAAATGTAAAAATTACAGATTCTATAAATCGCGGAATTGTAAAAGGTCATTATGCCGAGATTTATAAACTAAAAGATTCCATGTTTGTAACCAAAAGAGCGGTTGCAATTAACCTTGTCGAAAATGACTCCGTTTATATTCACGGAAAAAAATTAATGGTAACCGGCAAAGAAGGAGAACGCATTATTAGAGCTTTTAACAATGTTCGTTTTTTCAAAATCGACATGAGCGGAAAATGTGATTCATTGCATTCAGATACTAAAATTGCCTTGACAAAACTAATTGGAAACCCAATTATATGGAACGGCGAAAATCAAATTACCGGTGAAGTTATTCATTTAATTGGTGACCAGAATACCCGAAAATTAGATTCTATGAAAGTACTCAACAACACCTTTCTCGTCTCCAAGGACACACTCGGAACCGGTTATAATCAGGTCAAGGGAATCAATTTATTTGGAAAATTTAAAGACGGAAAACTCCATGATGTAGATGTTATTAAAAACACCGAAGTCATTTATTTCATGCGAAATGATCAGCATGAACTTATAGGAATCAATAAAAATGTAAGTAGTAAAATCAATCTGCTTCTGGAGAATAATGCCGTAGAAACCATTAGCTTTTTTAATAAAGTCGATGGCGATATTTACCCTGAAGCCGATTTGCCAGAAAATGCCAGAAAATTAAGAGGTTTGGTCTGGCGTGGCGATGAACGAATAAAGTCTAAAGATGATATTTTTACCGCAGAAGACA is a window encoding:
- a CDS encoding alpha-glucosidase, producing MKYNLFNCTFFFLLMLNINTISAQKKADQKWWKEAVFYQIYMPSYADSNGDGYGDFKGMTQKLDYLQNLGIKGIWLTPFLKSPKVDNGYDVADYYEVDPTYGNKADFDTFMNEAHKRDIKVIIDMVFNHTSTDSKWFQESRKSKDNPYRDYYIWKDEPNNWESFFGGTAWEKDTLTNQYYYHKFDKRMADLNWSNAKVVTEIQNVLRFWLDAGVDGFRLDVINFLTTNGITQDNPMKDGKQDHINDIDQKGVKDAMKIIKSTVSEYDNRFIVGEIGSDKIEVLKQYQSQDLLDVVFNFNFGSIKEFSTQCIFDELQSMEKNMSNYPTLFFGSHDMPRMIDRLANGNIEKATALTALILTAKGVPFIYYGEEIGMHNITAQNIDEMVDIQGRTHYKLAVENGKNDKEALLEGNEHNRDKSRSPMQWNANTFAGFSKGKTWIKINSDYKKTNVAVLETQKNSILNNYKKLIALRNEEKVLQYGTYENLESSKDQISFTRSFEGEKITVIINFGLKKEVHIPKNAKVLMGNKLLKSNSFIVYKN
- a CDS encoding OstA-like protein, whose translation is MLLLSVQSIFAQAPKKIIVENADLSEVNEVLIPGALLLSGNVKIDHDGVILTCNKAYFFQKENYIKAFGNVQLVQGDTLFLNSKYAEYSGNLKKAFATGDAVMSSPDATLQTDTINFDRNVQQVFYNTKGTIVNKDNTLVSKSGRYYVAEKKFQFLTEVTITNPKYVIKSNHLDYYSNSGHTYLFGPSTITSKTNYIYTEKGFYDTKKNLAHFLRRSYIKYDDRLIEGDSLYYNRNIEFASATRNVKITDSINRGIVKGHYAEIYKLKDSMFVTKRAVAINLVENDSVYIHGKKLMVTGKEGERIIRAFNNVRFFKIDMSGKCDSLHSDTKIALTKLIGNPIIWNGENQITGEVIHLIGDQNTRKLDSMKVLNNTFLVSKDTLGTGYNQVKGINLFGKFKDGKLHDVDVIKNTEVIYFMRNDQHELIGINKNVSSKINLLLENNAVETISFFNKVDGDIYPEADLPENARKLRGLVWRGDERIKSKDDIFTAEDNELNDKLIQEGKDEEAKNKDVPMKIRKETLDYDKKKPAVKAAAKPSAKAKTKAVK